A portion of the Juglans microcarpa x Juglans regia isolate MS1-56 chromosome 1D, Jm3101_v1.0, whole genome shotgun sequence genome contains these proteins:
- the LOC121265149 gene encoding uncharacterized protein LOC121265149: protein MAAVENVGRRFVDLVSVVPQPLPELVVSHRAPKTKDGELFFQFSKEEIFRLAEPFRFSIVLKFLRNRPSLDAIRIFIRNRWSLEGVPVVSTMRHPINVFVRMASEEDCMRALSREACDIDWIPYCAFHWTPDFKEEEPSIVPVWIELPDLPPNFYHESFLKILTIPIGRFIRRDNPTQCATRTDGARICVEMDAAIEPLSHFWIGTPGLGSSRKQDIVYETLPAFCSKCKIQGHNVRTCRARKKRPENLSWVRQQETVVEDQEPVVEEPKEPVIAEAGVADQTKLVQEPKELTFPSVTAEKETAENITSEINLVLRTSALALLIEGLDVDKEHGEVPNTEGSVEARQNKARLERVDVLHDSVTLLREAKVATETLVGDGSFNDSEVYTEQRVDDQMQEDVVCLEEGSLSDPEPDIHAEVFPQNKDYHTETEEEAEKRKGLGTSMGRLKSLISKFKPKMVVLLEPFQSFDKAHYYMRALHFDNVISNDKVGGKIWVLWMNDLVVNVIRMTSQFLSLSTVEGDFQFLGNFIYAKCNMMDRRILWEDLRWNNLSEDPYLFAGDFNIIHSDLERRGGRSRSIAAMDDFNKWIHEGGLIDLNSHGSKFSWCNGQRGLAKAWAKLDRVLLDANLMSIVPNVTCSYLPRMTSDHCPMLIEFLKDPYSYDPSPFRFQQMWVEHPEFIDFVKSVWSVPVVGMGLFKLANRLKRVKVALREWNKRVFGRTNAHIASLEVKVEGLEGSLQREWDIDAERELVVASAELSTWRRREDIRLAQMAKIKWNKEGDRNSKFFHVWLANKRCKRIQGMRTSDGIEFNSPEEIHNGAVDYFADFFKNTNQLRAFPDLSHLISPVIEEVDCTCLCCIPSLEEVKEALSSIPINSSPGPNCFGAGSFKSCWEVIKMDVLEAISEFFLSKKLLRFYSASFIVLIPKIDVPTGFLPKLIFLEQGAFIPERSIFENISITQEMVHSLNKVSHGGNIMIKVDMAKTYDQMDKSWMNLGDRLVSPAYAEGVNNFLTMARNHSMESDRIRCPCRICCNNLFLPIFEVENHFFIKGINPNYTQWIFHGKEETLPTINDDTDPRVGVEDEYIDDMNCILDDIRAGTIGDAPENNTASPTHPSIPQPSPNSTFDQLLEVLDVLFSTATLNSQSCHSL, encoded by the exons ATGGCAGCCGTTGAGAATGTTGGTCGACGGTTTGTGGATTTGGTTTCGGTGGTACCCCAGCCTCTTCCTGAGTTGGTTGTGTCTCACCGTGCGCCGAAAACTAAAGATGGAGAGCTTTTCTTTCAGTTCTCCAAAGAGGAAATATTTCGGTTGGCTGAACCTTTCAGGTTCTCGATTGTTTTGAAGTTCCTCCGCAATAGGCCTTCATTGGATGCTATCAGGATCTTCATTCGAAATCGATGGAGTCTTGAAGGTGTTCCAGTGGTTTCGACCATGCGGCATCCCATAAATGTTTTTGTACGCATGGCTTCAGAGGAGGATTGTATGAGAGCACTGTCTAGGGAAGCTTGCGATATTGACTGGATCCCATATTGTGCTTTCCATTGGACACCAGATTTTAAGGAGGAAGAACCATCTATTGTTCCGGTTTGGATTGAATTACCAGATTTGCCTCCTAACTTTTATCAtgaatcttttcttaaaattttaacaatccCGATAGGTAGATTTATTAGGCGGGATAATCCCACGCAGTGTGCGACTCGCACCGATGGTGCGCGTATTTGTGTGGAGATGGATGCTGCCATTGAACCTCTttctcatttttggattgggaCTCCTGGCTTGGGGTCTAGCCGTAAGCAAGATATTGTGTATGAAACGTTGCCTGCGTTCTGTTCTAAATGCAAAATTCAGGGGCATAATGTACGCACTTGTAGAGCTAGGAAAAAGAGACCAGAAAATCTATCTTGGGTTCGGCAACAAGAAACTGTTGTTGAAGACCAAGAACCTGTTGTTGAAGAGCCGAAAGAACCTGTTATAGCAGAAGCTGGGGTTGCAGATCAAACAAAGTTGGTTCAGGAACCCAAAGAGTTAACGTTTCCTTCAGTTACTGCGGAAAAAGAAACTGCAGAAAATATTACTTCGGAGATTAATCTGGTACTCAGGACTTCTGCATTAGCTTTGTTGATTGAAGGGTTGGATGTGGATAAAGAGCATGGTGAGGTTCCTAATACAGAGGGTTCTGTAGAGGCAAGGCAGAATAAGGCAAGATTGGAAAGGGTTGATGTGCTGCATGATTCAGTTACTCTGCTACGGGAGGCGAAGGTGGCTACAGAAACTTTAGTTGGGGATGGTTCTTTTAATGATTCGGAGGTGTATACAGAGCAGAGGGTTGATGACCAAATGCAAGAGGATGTTGTCTGTCTGGAAGAAGGGTCTCTTTCAGATCCGGAGCCTGATATACATGCTGAAGTTTTTCCGCAGAACAAGGACTATCATACGGAAACAGAGGAAGAAGCTGAAAAGAGgaa GGGACTCGGAACTTCTATGGGACGTTTAAAGAGTTTGATTAGTAAGTTTAAACCGAAGATGGTAGTTTTGTTGGAGCCTTTCCAGAGTTTTGATAAAGCTCATTATTACATGCGGGCTCTTCACTTTGATAATGTAATATCTAATGATAAAGTTGGTGGGAAAATATGGGTCTTGTGGATGAATGATCTGGTGGTGAATGTTATTCGGATGACATCGCAGTTCTTATCTTTAAGTACAGTGGAGGGtgattttcagtttttgggTAACTTTATTTATGCAAAATGTAATATGATGGATAGGCGAATTTTATGGGAGGACTTGAGGTGGAATAATCTGAGTGAGGATCCTTATTTGTTTGCTggagattttaacattattcattCGGATTTGGAAAGGAGGGGTGGTAGATCAAGGTCAATAGCTgctatggatgattttaataaatggaTTCATGAGGGTGGTTTGATTGATTTAAACTCACATGGTAGTAAgttctcttggtgtaatggtcagCGTGGATTAGCTAAAGCTTGGGCTAAACTGGACCGTGTTTTACTTGATGCGAATTTAATGTCTATTGTCCCTAATGTGACTTGTTCGTATTTGCCGAGGATGACTTCGGATCATTGTCCCATGTTAATAGAGTTCCTTAAAGATCCTTATTCCTATGACCCTTCTCCATTTCgttttcagcaaatgtgggttGAGCATCCAGAGTTTATAGATTTTGTTAAGAGTGTGTGGTCTGTTCCAGTGGTTGGGATGGGGCTTTTTAAACTTGCTAATAGGCTTAAAAGGGTTAAGGTGGCTCTTCGTGAATGGAATAAGCGGGTGTTTGGAAGGACCAATGCTCATATTGCATCTCTGGAAGTGAAGGTTGAGGGGCTTGAAGGGAGTCTGCAAAGAGAATGGGATATAGATGCCGAGAGGGAGCTTGTGGTGGCTTCTGCTGAGTTGTCCACTTGGAGACGTAGGGAAGATATCAGATTAGCTCAAAtggcaaaaataaaatggaataaGGAAGGTGATAGGAACTCTAAATTCTTTCATGTGTGGTTAGCTAATAAAAGATGTAAAAGAATCCAAGGAATGAGAACTTCGGATGGGATTGAGTTTAATTCACCGGAAGAAATTCATAATGGTGCCGTGGATTATTTTgcggatttttttaaaaatactaatcaGTTAAGAGCATTTCCGGATTTATCACATTTGATCTCGCCGGTTATTGAAGAAGTGGATTGTACCTGCCTTTGTTGTATTCCTTCCTTGGAAGAAGTCAAGGAGGCTCTCTCTTCTATTCCTATAAACAGTTCCCCTGGGCCAAATTGTTTTGGAGCAGGTTCTTTTAAAAGTTGTTGGGAGGTGATTAAGATGGATGTTTTGGAAGCTATATCTGaattttttctatctaaaaAACTTCTAAGGTTTTATTCGGCTTCTTTTATTGTGCTTATTCCGAAAATAGATGTACCTACAG GTTTTCTTCCCAAATTGATATTCCTTGAGCAAGGAGCTTTTATACCTGAgagaagtatttttgagaatattagtattactcaggaaatggttcattccCTGAATAAGGTTTCTCATGGAGGCAATATTATGATTAAAGTTGACATGGCAAAAACATATGATCAG atggacaaaagttggatgaatTTGGGTGACAGACTTGTATCACCTGCATATGCTGAAGGGGTTAATAATTTCCTCACAATGGCACGAAACCATTCCATGGAAAGTGATCGCATTCGATGTCCTTGCCGTATATGCTGTAATAACCTCTTCTTGCCTATATTTGAGGTGGAGAATCACTTTTTCATAAAAGGGATCAATCCAAATTACACccagtggatatttcatggAAAGGAGGAAACACTCCCCACCATTAACGATGACACCGATCCCAGGGTTGGAGTGGAAGACGAGTACATTGATGACATGAATTGTATATTAGATGACATACGAGCAGGCACAATCGGAGATGCTCCTGAAAACAACACTGCATCGCCAACTCATCCATCAATACCACAACCCTCTCCAAACTCAACTTTTGACCAACTATTAGAGGTGCTCGACGTCCTCTTTTCGACGGCTACATTAAATTCTCAAAGCTGTCATTCGTTGTGA